GCTCGAGGGTCGCGTCGGCTTCGGCTGAGGTGTCTGTGGTGTCCAGGGAGAAGTCGTCGGCGCCGACGGTGAGGTCGTAGGACTCGTCTCCGGCGTCGGTGAGGATGAAGCGCAGCTTGGCCTCGGGATCGTTCTGGGATCGTGGTCGGAAGCAGGCTCTGAGCCAACTGGGGACCCAGCCCTTCAGGAATGGGACGGCGACCGGGTTGATCGCGGCGCTGCGGTCGATGCCGTAGCGGACGTCCCAGCCGTGTACCGCGAGTTCCATCGCGCGCAGGTCTATGAGCCGTTCGACGGTCATGACCCTGAAGGGGTGCCACGCTAGAAGCTCGTACTGGTCGGGCTCGAGTTCCATGATCAGGCGATTGAACCGCAGGCACGCCGTGTTGAACTCCGGGAACAGGTCCTCGCCGTAGGCGTCCCGCAGGCTGATGACGGACTGGACAAACTCCTCTGACGTGAGCGACCTGCGTCCCATGGGAGGCGACACGTTGCCGCTGACGGCGCGTTCGATGCTCAACGTGTAGGTGTTTGCTACGTCGATCAGGTGGGCGACGACGTCGGCCATGTTCCACTGGTCGCACGCGCTGCCGTACACATCGGCGTCGCGCCAGACGTCCTCAGGCAGCGTGTACAGGAATCCGGCGAGGTCGTTCGACAGCGCGCGGACTATCTGGATCTTTTGGCTTGTTTCCATACCTGTCGTAGCGTAGGGGCGGGTTTCAAACCTGCCTCTACAGCCCCTGTTCTGCGAGGAACGCGGCCAGGTCTGCCGTGCGGCAGGAGTAGCCCCACTCGTTGTCGTACCAGCCGACGACCTTCACCATGTCGCCGCCCATCGACATCGTGGACAGGCCGTCGATGATCGCGCTGTGCGGGTCTTGCCTGAAGTCGGAGCTCACGAGCGGCTCGTCGGTGTACTCCAGGATGCCGTTCAGCCTGCCCGCTGCGGCCTCACGGTACGCGTCGTTGACCTCTTCGACGGATACTGAGCCGTTCAGCGTTGCCACGAAGTCGGTCACCGAGACCGTCGGCGTGGGCACCCGCATGGCCATGCCGTGAATCTTGCCGTTCAGCTCGGGCAGCCTGTCGATGTGGGAATGATGTTCTGCGCGGCGGCTCTCGCGCGGCGCGGGTCGGAGTGCACCTGGTCAAGGATGTTCTGGTCGTTGGTGTAGGCGTGGACGGTGGTCATCAGTCCTCGCTCGACGCCGAAGCTGTCGTGCAGCACCTTGACCATCGTTGCGATGCAGTTGGTGGTGCAGGAGGCGTTGCTGAGGATGTTGTGCTGTTCGGAGTCGTAGCCGTCCTCGTTCAC
This region of Dehalococcoidia bacterium genomic DNA includes:
- a CDS encoding maleylpyruvate isomerase N-terminal domain-containing protein, whose product is METSQKIQIVRALSNDLAGFLYTLPEDVWRDADVYGSACDQWNMADVVAHLIDVANTYTLSIERAVSGNVSPPMGRRSLTSEEFVQSVISLRDAYGEDLFPEFNTACLRFNRLIMELEPDQYELLAWHPFRVMTVERLIDLRAMELAVHGWDVRYGIDRSAAINPVAVPFLKGWVPSWLRACFRPRSQNDPEAKLRFILTDAGDESYDLTVGADDFSLDTTDTSAEADATLE